In Limanda limanda chromosome 23, fLimLim1.1, whole genome shotgun sequence, a genomic segment contains:
- the LOC132996896 gene encoding histone H2A-like, which yields MSGRGKTGGKARAKAKNRSSRAGLQFPVGRVHRLLHKGNYAHRVGAGAPVYLAAVLEYLTAEILELAGNAARDNKKSRIIPRHLQLAVRNDEELNKLLGGVTIAQGGVLPNIQAVLLPKKTADGGAVCPAGHNS from the exons ATGTCAGGCAGAGGCAAAACCGGCGGAAAGGCCAGAGCGAAGGCAAAAAATCGCTCTTCCCGCGCTGGGCTCCAGTTCCCCGTCGGTCGTGTTCACAGGCTGCTGCATAAAGGCAACTACGCACATCGCGTTGGTGCCGGTGCCCCCGTCTACCTGGCGGCTGTGCTGGAGTACCTGACCGCTGAGATCCTGGAGCTGGCTGGAAACGCCGCCCGCGACAACAAGAAGAGCCGTATCATCCCCCGCCACCTTCAGCTGGCCGTACGCAACGACGAGGAGCTCAACAAACTCCTGGGCGGAGTGACCATCGCTCAGGGCGGCGTGCTGCCCAACATCCAGGCCGTTCTGTTGCCCAAGAAGACCG CAGACGGAGGCGCAGTTTGCCCTGCGGGACATAACAGCTGA
- the LOC132996928 gene encoding LOW QUALITY PROTEIN: uncharacterized protein LOC132996928 (The sequence of the model RefSeq protein was modified relative to this genomic sequence to represent the inferred CDS: substituted 1 base at 1 genomic stop codon), whose protein sequence is MSGRGKXGKGLGKGGAKRHRKVLRDNIQGITKPAIRRLARRGGVKRISGLIYEETRSVLKVFLENVIRDAVTYTEHAKRKTVTAMDVVYALKRQGRTLYGFGG, encoded by the coding sequence ATGTCTGGACGAGGAAAGTGAGGAAAAGGTCTGGGGAAAGGCGGCGCAAAGCGTCATCGCAAAGTTCTCCGTGATAACATCCAGGGAATTACCAAGCCCGCCATCCGCCGCCTGGCTCGCCGTGGCGGAGTGAAGCGTATCTCCGGTCTGATCTACGAGGAGACCCGAAGCGTGTTGAAGGTTTTCCTGGAGAACGTGATCCGCGATGCTGTCACCTACACCGAGCACGCCAAGAGGAAGACCGTGACCGCCATGGACGTGGTGTATGCTCTGAAGAGACAGGGCCGCACTCTGTACGGCTTCGGCGGATAA